The proteins below are encoded in one region of Chitinophagales bacterium:
- a CDS encoding heavy-metal-associated domain-containing protein encodes MYTIEVENIKCSGCVKSIESSLLKIEGIENVEVDIDNELVHISGPETTKTIAMQKLETMGYPEKGHNSLIDKAKSYVSCAIGKINA; translated from the coding sequence ATGTACACAATAGAAGTAGAAAACATCAAATGCAGTGGATGTGTGAAAAGTATTGAGTCTTCTCTACTGAAGATAGAAGGAATAGAAAACGTAGAGGTGGATATAGATAATGAATTGGTTCATATTTCTGGTCCAGAAACTACGAAAACCATTGCTATGCAAAAACTGGAAACTATGGGTTATCCAGAGAAGGGTCACAATAGTCTTATAGACAAAGCTAAATCTTATGTCAGCTGCGCTATAGGGAAAATAAATGCTTGA